Part of the Benincasa hispida cultivar B227 chromosome 11, ASM972705v1, whole genome shotgun sequence genome, GAGCATGAAGCTTTGTACTACTgtttctctctctcataatAGTCATTTTATCATTTGATATTGCAACAGTTGTCGAGTGTCAAATACCTGCTTTTACTGGAACAAGTGGCATCATGATTCGAGAAACTGCAGAAACGTTTGGAATCGTGACGAAAGATGATAAGTTTCGAGGTAACTTGTCCAATTTGAATCATTAAATCGGTTGCATTTTTCGTGATCGAAACTAAGTTGTTTGTGTCAATCAAAGTTCCACGAAATTAGCTAAGCTTTTCTAACAAATGACCATGGATATTTCTTTGTTTGGTGGTTTTGATTTGCAGTTGTGCCAAAGAAGTCTTCTGTGTTTATTTTCCAATGGGATTGCTGGAAAGTTACATTGCTGGGAGATAAGCTCAGTTCAAGAATTCCCAGTTTGCCATCTTCTAATTGATTCCACTAAATTATGTAACATcttttacaataatttttacAGTGTACAGGTAAGTTCTCTGAAATTAATTCACTTTGATTATTAAATTCTAACGTCGTTGTAAGGAAACCCTTCGAGCCTGCAGAGAATTGAGTTAATTTAAGTTTGGTTTAATAACaacgatttttaaaaaattgttttgtttattAGTAATCTTCTCCCGTTTGTAGTGTAAGAATTGAGAAGGTATTATTACAAATTCAAGTATCttggtccttgaacttttaaaattacaaatacaATCTCGAACTTTGATGATttttagatacattaatttaagAGTTCAATTAACTACAAAGAAATTGAGACGAGATTTGAATGATTAAGAATGAAGTATATTACTAATGTTTTGATTGTTGAGTTATGCATCACATTTAACCTTAAAgttaatttgatgaaattaaaaactTGAActcaatttgatttttggaattGAAAGAGATTTATCGGCGAAATGTAGGTAAATGATCCAAAGCCAATTCATTCTAATTCACCTATGGATTGAACAAAATTTTCATGGAGAGAAACTAACTATTGATGAATAGAACAAACAAGATATTAAAATAAAGACGAgagaaagaaattagaaaaacacGTGAGAAAGGGTTTCGAAGtcgataaataaataaatattaaattcaaatatggCACGGACAAGTATTAAAATGGTATTTTCTTGAGGGAAAAACAAATACTAAATAGGGCaggttttctttttaaatgaaaattgattttttttcttcctatggttgattttaattttcaaccatACACATATTTTCCTAACTTttttaagacaaaaaaaaaaaaaaattattttttttctattcttgaaacataacaaattctctacaaaatttttatagactaaacacaaaattttgaattcaattgtttaaaaacttGCTGAAATAACATATTCTcaaaaaattgaaactaaaaaatCCAATGAAAAAATCTACGGATCTAACATAATCGGAAAATCGAAACCCAAAAATCCATTAAAAAACTCTATAGATCCAAAATTATAGGTAAATTGAACATGCAAGGATCAACAAAACATGGAGATAAGACAGACCCAAAACCTATAACAGATGACAAAAAACCACAGAAACTATGAAAACAACCCtagaaaaatatatagagaAGAGCAAAGAGTGATCCAACAAGAAAAGACCCATACGATTAGGAGAGAAGAGAAAatatgaggaaaagaaatagaagaaacaaaaaagacGAATCAGACAAATGAAAAAGTAAGAAGATGAGAGAGATAAGAATACGAGTAATGTGAAGAGACGGGTgggtgagagagagaaagacaAAGGAGAGTAATAAGGGAGTTAGGAGAGTTAGAGTAAATGAACCACTTTAGGGGTGTTTAGATGAATTGAAATGGTGGGTTACTAAACCTACGGTCTTTGTTTTATCGGTGGGCTTTTTTGCCCACCCAACTCTACTCTCCCAAAATTACCAAACACTCCCTAAATAATGTTACAAAATACTCTCAAATTTctataatttgaaatatttcattttttaacttAGGGCTGGTTTGGATTGactagagatttttttttttttaattattattttttgaaactctcttgataaaaaaaaaaaatctttgaaaatatattttgaaagtgtttcaaaagttattttgaattattgtcaaatactccaatttttttaagtggtttattttcaaaattaattaaacacttgaaaagtcaaactaaatatactcttaaacttttttatattttgttttaataaaaaaaaaaaaaaaacacccgtATGACTTTAAAATtgttcttaaaatattttatgttaagtaaattatataaattgatgCAAGTAAAAATTAGAAGTCTTTAAGATTTAGATACATTACAACCATATAAAATATCAAAGTCATGTTGATCAGGTGAATGATGTAAATGGCTTCACACCATCTTATTTTCGTGGAGAAAAAACcacttttgtaaatattttttaagaacaaaatttacagATGAAAGATCAAAATTATAAACTACCACCAAACCTTTCGATTATTATACTTCTACCACAAATAAAAGGGTAAAATAACATTTACcaaattattaaaagaaaaatgaaaaaaaaactcaaatcatCATTATGGTCCCTATATATAGATTTCgtttattgtaataattatagTTTATCCATTCTCAACCAAATCTTAAAATTAGCTATTGCTAttactttattgtgataatttttttttaaaaaatattactcTCCTTTAGCCTTCATTTTATAAATCATgaaaatataatgaaaattcattaccaaaatttaacaaattttgattttaaaaaaatcttttaaatactaaatttaaaatttattattaataataaacaactaaaattgAGAAAGCCATGAAGTAAGGTTGCATTTACCCGTCTATAATAAAAATTGGTATAACCGTAATAGATTTTATTGATAGATCAATCACAATGGATCAGAATCGCAAACGtaattatattgttttttatcatgtttacttaaaattataaaCTTGTCACATTTATCATTACATTTACTATTACCGTTTGACCATAAACGATAACAATACATATTCATACTTCTCATATTATAACAACATATGAAATGCAAATGGATTGATCACCCTCTATTCAATTAGATTGTGTTTTTTATTACACATTGGCCAATGGACTCCCTGCGGCAATACAACTACGGAACACAAGATAAAAAAGTACAAACGTAATTCATTGGTTCACTTTtcagaaataaaataaaataagaaaagggGACAGGTGGCAATGGGAGAGGAGAAATCGGGCGTACTAAAAAATAGAAGATGATTTAAAAGCGGTAGTTGAAGAGGTCATGCGGCGGGAGCGGGCCGAGCGGCAGCGACAGCGAGAAAGAGCAATGCAAGGCGATCGAATACCAAAGAGAATGGGCTCTGCCACCTTCATCGAAGTGCTTCTCGCCATCTTCATTCCTCCCCTCGGCGTCTTCCTTCGCTACGGCATTGGGGTAATCCTTTTCATCTCTCTACTTTTTCTGATTTTATTCCGATCATAATTTAAGGTTTCGCTTTATAATCATTTAATAAGATCTTACTAATAACATTCTCGATAgtagtttttaattatatgaaaattatatttaaaattataaaattaaagattaaattaattttgaataattaaaagtaAGTTATGTAGTTATTTCAAGTATTGCAAATTCAAATATCATACGCTTTTAAGCTAATATCATGCATTAATGGAGTtataaaaattgtgtttgtttcctgcatattttttttatcgtggttttcctattttaaaataaactaatatcaaattttaaaaataaaaataaattttcaaaaacttcaGCCCAGATtggtatatatttcatattttttatttttggtttttaaaaattagccATGCTGACACTTTTTaaatctctaattttttttgttgtgttattaaaaaacaatcaagtcaaaatttgaaaactatggCTTTGGAAATcctttaatttttgaaaaaaaaaaagtattcatATAAAACTTTTCCCCTCTATTCTTGCTTTATTACTTACTTTTtgctaatattttaaaaaacaagttaaattttgaaggaaagaatagttatcaaatgatgCCTACTTTTTTCTTATAATGTAAACAACAAGACACATCATATATGAAATTGGTGATTATAGATTCACTTTTTTaacttcaaaaacaaaatagttagtTACTAAGGCCTCGTTtattaatcatttaatttttttttcgttttttaaaattaagcctacacTACTTAACATCAACtttattcatttgttatctacttattaagtttgaaaaatcaagtcaatttttaaaaactaaaaaaatagcttttaagtcattaattttgttttttaaatattgtaaaaaaatgagaagaagtaggcttaatttaaaaaaagaaaaagaaaaaaacaaaaacaaaagagtTACCGAAAAGGACTAAAATTGTTCTTTATTATCTTACCATATCTCTATTGAAGCAATTTGaaattctaattaaaaaaagtgAAACAAAGTtctaatgaaaatcaatttgattttgaaaaaaaaaaaccctaaaatgagATAATGAAAACAAGGAAATCCATAGCTAATATGAGTCATATTCTACAAGAGACTTAAATTTTCAAACGTAATAATTATTGTActgaaaaaacaaagaaaaccgTAGAAGAGTTCGtaaagttaattaaaaaaatgaattaattgttaaattatatatttttttagatttgtattcttcaattatttgaaatagtcactttttaacAACCACgtccaaaatatatatatatatatatatatatggggtAGAAGTTCATTGTACTTTAGATTTTGTCCATTTTTAGTGTTTATGGTTTTCAAATCTTTACACCTAATataaatttcttaaaatatttttgctCTCTCACACAATACTTAGTTGCACACTCTTCTTCTTTACaagtcaaaatatatatttttaaatagttttttctataaaaaataattatcaatggAAAATTTTTAGTTAGATGCAGTAAAGAAAGTTGTACAATATAtagatgtcaatttttttccctccacacatatatattaaagtaaagaacaaaaaatagtAGGATACAATTGGGAATAAAAATGGTCACTTTGAATGATAGAGAGTCTAGAGATTAACATCGAGTTTAAcactaaaataaactaaaatatatcctttaatttttggatttttttaaaaaaaactaaataaacaaaaattaaaaattacgagtaattatgttttttttttaaaattcttagccatcttcaaaaaaaaaatggaaacaaaatttaaaaaacgtaCTTGATTTTGAAAACAGTTAGTAGGCAACAAAAAGCATGAAAACCAATATACGGTTGATGTTTATaagcataatttttttaaaatttaaaatctaaaattaaaaaaaaaattccattaattGGGTAATCATTTTGTGTTTTGAAATCTgtgcttattttttttataacttcttattcatagttttcatatttaattaaacatttggatttttagtcaattttaaaaaataataattaacttttgaaatctagtttttaatttttaaatattaactttgatttatgaaaatactcctaaaacaataaattacacAGAATGATAAATACGTTTGTCtatgtgtttaatttttaaaaataaaaaacaaaagaattatGGATCTAAATGGTTACAAACATTTctctttttgatttttgaaaacttcCGCAAGACAATGAAATCAATAAGTTGAATTAACATTGATAggcttaattttatttttaaaaaattaaaaaattatgaaaggaaTCATACAATATTGaggaaaatttaatttaattttttaaaattaaaaaattatgaaaggcACAGTACAATATTGAGGAAAATTTTTAtctatagaaaaaatgtcaaattatttaaaaaataataaaaaataatgttatttgtatttgttaatATCACATTGATAAccgattaaaattttattatttttgataAATAGttcccttatttttttttcaaaaaaaaatccctaatattaataacaatgtttATATTTTTCTGTGAATTAAAAAATTGCAGATAGAGTTTTGGATTGATTTGGTGCTCACACTTTTCGGATACCTTCCTGGAATTATTTACGCCGTTTATGTATTGGTTGGAACGCGATGaccctctctctttttttctttttttctttttattttttctttttctttttttttttcgagaatttaatttattattgttattttgattTATGTTATTTTCCTATTCTCGAGCCTGCAAACACTGCTACTGCCATGGCGTATCTTGATGGAATCCACCTTTTTAGGGGTCTAGCCCATTTGGTAGTTgttataaatgttttttttttcctttttaaatttagttttggaattcacaaaaaaaaataaaagaaaagaaaagaaaaaaaagaggatGATATTAAATGTGATTGGAATTTTTAGTGTTGGGTGATTGaactataatatttttattagtaCAGGTTTTGATCATAATTTAATTGTTAGTGAAATTTTGGCAAGGTTACAATTTCAATGAAGTAGCTTTAATTTCTGGTGAATTTTTACCATTTTAGTTTAGACAAATTGGTTGATCTAAATTTCATAAtggattattttgaaattttctaaaAGTTTATTAGAATCTTGTGAAAAGAAACAAAGCATGAAGGGGTATGAAAAACCAggggaattttttttcttaaaaaatattatattgaaatGAAATGggattatgaaattaaatttgatcaGGTAAGATTTTGTTATAGTAATAAATCATCATATTAATGAAGGGGTGGAATTGTTAGTTAACTTAGTAGTGGTAGTATATTGTTATAAGCAatagaattgatttttttaggtTAACAAGGAATCGTTCATCTTTTAGACCAAACGtgtaaattttcaaataagttttatttgaaaGTAAAGCTATTAAATTCAACTACTTAATTTAAAAGAGAAGAGTGAGAGAATTGACATTTGAATTATCCAAATGTATATCAGGATTGAatgttgataaaattgaaaattttaatttttagagaGTTCGAATGattcataattattaaaaaaaatgtcaagcgTATTTTTTACCTCCAAAAAAAGTCAAAAGTAATTGTTGGGCTAGTGGATAGATGACTTAAAATTAGGAGAAAGCAAAATAtgctctcttttttttctttttttcttttttaaattgagGTTTTTTGGCGTTTTGCTTACATCATTCCTCTCTCTTTTAATGTTAGTGATAGTATATTTTTTTACcataattttactttttcaacctaaaatataagggttgggttggttaattttgttttgggttggattgacccaaactcaacccaacccaaattttatatatattaataatatatatactcCTCTGTTTAAGgtttgattactttgtattcattaatttgtgatttttaaatatttttttttaaaattattatgatatttatttgttttaaaaaaaattgtaatacaTATCataatatttggtatttagcatttgattttatgaaaatttagttattagtcagatgttgtatataaatttacatattttttattagaaataaaaataagttatgGAAACTTTATTTGGGTAATCTGGGTTGTCAATCCAACCAATCCGAATTTTCAGGTTGGTCAAAAAAGCACTCTCAACCCAACCAACCCATGTACATCCCTAACTACTAGTTTTCATGCGTTTTTTTCGTGTTATTTCTAACCATACTTGTAATTCTAAtagataaatgaataaaattcgACTTTAATACTCCAAAAGTAAAATTTATCGAAGTTTAAATGTTGTAGAGtcatttatattcaatatatatatatatatacattttgctCTTTTTCAAAGCAACATTGTAAAGAGTGCGAATGTATGAAAACGATCGCGTATCTTTTCTGTGCATAccgtaattttgttttttttcatatCTTCATCAATACAACAACATTTTAGCTAAATGATGACtactttttttactttttttaaaaaattttatttccaaCTATGCTTAtaaattgaacaaaatgttgaaatGTTGAAGCATCTTTACTTTTGGAAGATATtgatttgttttcattttttgttgtcaaaaggaaggaggaaaagagaaTCGGGAAAGAGAAGAAGTGAAGTATTTAATATTGGGGATAAAAATGGTATTTCACATGTCCAAGGGGTCAATATCAAACAAGGTTTTAAAAAGATGTCAGTTATAGAAAGATTTTTACTTTTTGGGTCATTTTCTACAATTTTCCTACCTTTTCCGCAAATACATAATTTCTTTCTCATGCAGAataagtattttatttatttcacttttgaaaaataagtattCTTTTTTGGATCGTCTTGGcccttttttcaaaaataacccagctttataatttcaaaagaaaagtgagtatttagtgaaaaatcgagTTTAAAAGTATAATTCTTAAAACTTAagtaaaaaattgaaacaaaacttaaatcttaaatgtaaaattgtaacattttgaattttatgaattaaattgaaatcaaattcagaacttaaagattaaatgtgtaaaattttgaaatttatggacCAAATAGACATCAGACCTAAACCCATGGACCAAAACTacattttttccaaattaaaagtatatgaattaaattaaatttcagtGACTAAAAGTTCATAttgtaaccatttgatttttattaattaagtctataaacatttCTCCCACCTATTCATTTATTGAATTGTtatctaatttatattaatgtttttaaaaaccaagacaactttttgaaaactaaaaaaaatatagtttttgtgtgtgtgtgttttttttggGGGAGGTTAAGAATTTAActtttgtacttaaaaaaaagggaaaattgcACAAACTACACATAAACTTTGGAGTCTGTTACAATTACacctttaaactttaaatttgatCGATTAACTCCTtatagtttattaattattgCAATAAGTCCAATGTTAGTTGATGTTCAATTAAAAAAGGACAAACTTGTCAATTCACAtatctaaaaaacaataataataatttcattgTCAAATACAACTCAGTTCTCAActggaaaatttcacaaaatgactcgaaacccaaaaacttttctaccaatgacctTTTCATGAAAATTTTTCTAACACTGACCTTTTTTCCATGCGAAATTTCGAAATGACCCCCAGTTTTTAAAAAGCCTTCAGATCGTTTGGTAAATGCGCCTTTATGAATACTTTAAGCGAGcatttagataatactaagcgatcagatAGAGATTA contains:
- the LOC120092060 gene encoding low temperature-induced protein lt101.2-like, whose translation is MRRERAERQRQRERAMQGDRIPKRMGSATFIEVLLAIFIPPLGVFLRYGIGIEFWIDLVLTLFGYLPGIIYAVYVLVGTR